The Rosa rugosa chromosome 1, drRosRugo1.1, whole genome shotgun sequence genomic sequence CGATGAAGATGATTTGTCTGGAAAGATGGTGTGTTGTGAAGTGGAAGCTTATGAATTCTATAACAGTTATGCTGCAAGAATTGGGTTTAGTGTtcgaaagggaaaaaagagAAGAGATGTAAAGAATGTTGTTCGACAAATTAACTTCATGTGTTCAAAAGAAGATTTTCAACAGGATAGTGATCCTTCATAAACCAAAAAGGCTGATAGGCTAGTTATAAGAACAGGTTGCAAAGCCATGATCCGATTTACATTAGCAGAGGACATGTGGAGAGTTTCTCACTTTCATGCCGAGCACAATCACGAGCTTGTTAAGCCAGAAGAGAGACCATTTTTAAGATCAAATAGAAAAATGTCTGAAGCTCATAAAGGGGTGATAAAGTCCATGCGTGATGCTCGTATAGGGATCATAAAGACATACTCATATTTAGCAGAAGAAGTTGGCGGATCTCAGAATGTTAGGTTTACGAAGAGAGATTGCTATAATTATGTGAATAATGATAAAATGGCTATGTTTGAGACTAGAGatgtgatgtaggacgagattttagccaatttcaacaaagaatcttgaaaatacttggatgaaacatttttctgggtttcggggattgatagacacgttgcaatccttactgggcagaaatcaaaaattcacacagaaaccacaattttggttacgcaatgaaaacctcaattttgagattaaaaacactgcggggctcttactcttgagaacccaaataaaatcaatcaacttattgatgaaggatatggttctttacaaacacatatagctctctacgcggctacaatctctagactcactagagaggtgcttgtcttgaatcttgaccttcttcttcacttgaacggtCTGCAAATATCGCTCCACTTGCACCACCaatcttctctactgatctcgagagaatcaatgcatgtatatgaatgaacaatgaaacacttagacaCGGAACAAGTGTTTCATGGACTCCTATGGAACTCTTCTAAGCAAGCAAGACACACAATAATTCTTGCATCAAAATCCCTACACAATCAATGCTGTttttctgaatatattgaggagaaaataaattctcaaCAATTAAGACTTAACCCTAATTAGACTCCTACTAGGAAagatcttttaataaaagatatccaattaaaataaacaaatcttAAATCACCTAGGACTTCAAAAGCACGATTTTATCAGTtgaaaaatatctttgtaaaataaaatctaaaaaccaaaagatactttccaaaattggaCTCCCAAAAACGTAGGGTTGACTAGGACTGACTCGGGCTGACTCAaggattgcaacacatgttgcaatcccgtgcttatgcatgagatgcaattacctgaaattctccgagatcagttttgatgaactttgtaggGTTCTTCAGTGTTTTGTATAGGGATGCCAACACATCAAGTGTAAACCTTATACCTACAAAtctcgaaaaaaaaagaagcgtcttcatattaagaagaataatttgaatattggaaattggtattcaaataggcttcttaatgatggaattaatcataaattactattttggatatatcgggattctcaaGCAAAATCTTGGTTGGGATTCCAATTACATatttgcgtaatattctttagtatctaggattctatttctgatttttattta encodes the following:
- the LOC133728627 gene encoding protein FAR1-RELATED SEQUENCE 5-like, encoding MVLRNSISNTKRFFQKTLGNLKNLFSAGSYEKLPKSPAIYSTSMSTSTFARVHDMNIHNTSSYKDLDKLYNDFTDQWDSKRQSQEIIIDVESDDENNEGNKREDPSIVNRQGSFDEDDLSGKMVCCEVEAYEFYNSYAARIGFSVRKGKKRRDADRLVIRTGCKAMIRFTLAEDMWRVSHFHAEHNHELVKPEERPFLRSNRKMSEAHKGVIKSMRDARIGIIKTYSYLAEEVGGSQNVRFTKRDCYNYVNNDKMAMFETRDVM